The proteins below come from a single Thermus oshimai DSM 12092 genomic window:
- a CDS encoding sulfite oxidase-like oxidoreductase, with translation MEKRVPPGQILTERFPILTYGEEPEVSPEAWAFEIRGLVENPLRLTYQDLLKEPQVDLTRDFHCVTRWSRLDVAWRGVRVRDLLERARPRPEAVAALVHSYGGYTTNLLLEDLLREDVLLAHTLFGKPLPRERGGPVRLLVPHLYAWKSAKWVRAIELLDHLELGFWERYGYHWRGDPWREERFQEGPVPGHLLRFRSRKP, from the coding sequence ATGGAGAAGCGGGTCCCCCCTGGCCAGATCCTCACGGAGCGCTTTCCCATCCTCACCTACGGGGAGGAGCCCGAGGTTTCCCCGGAGGCCTGGGCCTTTGAGATCCGGGGCCTGGTGGAAAACCCCCTTCGCCTCACCTACCAGGACCTCCTGAAGGAGCCCCAGGTGGACCTCACCCGGGACTTCCACTGCGTGACCCGCTGGAGCCGCCTGGACGTGGCCTGGCGGGGGGTGCGGGTGAGGGACCTATTGGAAAGGGCCCGGCCCAGGCCCGAGGCGGTGGCCGCCTTAGTCCATTCCTACGGGGGCTACACCACCAACCTCCTCCTGGAAGACCTCCTGCGGGAGGACGTCCTCCTGGCCCACACCCTCTTCGGCAAGCCCCTGCCCCGGGAGCGGGGGGGGCCGGTGCGGCTTCTGGTGCCCCACCTCTACGCCTGGAAAAGCGCCAAATGGGTGCGGGCCATCGAGCTTCTGGACCACCTGGAGCTGGGCTTCTGGGAGCGGTACGGCTACCACTGGCGGGGGGATCCCTGGCGGGAGGAGCGCTTCCAGGAGGGGCCGGTGCCCGGGCATCTCCTGCGGTTTAGGAGCAGAAAACCTTAG